The following DNA comes from Corynebacterium urogenitale.
TTTCCGCTGCGTTGGGAATCGCAAGTGCCTGTGTACGACGACGGTGGACTCACCCCTCCAGGCGGACCCGATCGGCCAGGCGGGATGGACGGATCGGGGAGGTCAGGTAGGACTGGTGGGCCAGCGAAGCCAGGTTGGGCCGGCGAGCGAGGGAAGCCGGGCTGGGCAAGTGATTCGACTTTTCGGCCGTGGATCACTGTTGCGGACCTGATGTGCAAGGAGCTCAAGGTCATTGTGTTCCACGACGGCGCACACCACCGGACGCCGGAGCAACACCGCAAAGACGCCGAGATCAACGCCTTCCTCCAATCCAAGGGGTACCGGGTGCTGCGCGTGACCGCCGACATGCTGAAAAATCCAGAATTGCTTCGGGTCAGGGCGGATCGGTTGCTGCTAAGCGCTATCAACGAGCGGGAGGAGATGGGCTGGTAAAGGGAAAGGAAGCATGTGGCGAAATTCCCGCTCCTTCGAAAATTCGGCACTGAAACGGTGGCATTATTGCCATTTCGCCGTTCCGGAGGTGGCGAAATTTTGAAAAGCCAGAAATATCGCCACATCGACAACGAGTCGACCCGGAAACTACCTGGACAGAAGCTTCGCCGCCTCCGTCGCCCAGTATGTGAGGATAATGTCCGCCCCGGCGCGCGCGATCCCCGTGAGGGACTCCAGAATGCACGCCTCACGATCCAACCAGCCCCGCTCCGCTGCAGCGCTAATCATCGCGTATTCACCGGAGACCTGGTACGCCGCGACGGGCACAGTGGACATCTCCGCCACTTCCCGCAGCACGTCCAAGTACGGCATCGCTGGCTTGACCATCACGATGTCCGCCCCCTCGTCGATGTCCAGCTGAGTTTCCAACAAGGATTCCCGCAGGTTGCGCGCATCCTGCTGGTACTGGCGGCGGTCACCTTCCAGCGAGGAACCCACTGCCTCACGGAATGGCCCGTAGAACGCAGAAGCGTACTTTGCGGAGTAGGCCATGATCGACACGTCTTGGTGCCCAGCAGCATCCAGAGCTTCACGGATGCGCCTGACTTGGCCGTCCATCATGCCGGAGGGGCTGACGATGTGCGCGCCAGCTTCCGCTTGTGCAACGGCCATTGCTGCGTAGCTGTCCAGTGTGGCGTCGTTATCAATGATCGTGTGGCCCCAACGGTCGGTCGAGAGGACTCCGCAGTGGCCGTGGTCGGTGAATTCGTCAAGGCATGTGTCGGCGATGATGAGCACGTCGTCACCGAATTCCTTGCGCGCGCGGGCGAGCGCCTTGTTCAGCACGCCGTCCTCGGCGATTCCGGCGGTTCCTGTGGCGTCCTTGTCTTCTGGCAGCGGAACGCCGAACAGGTCGACCGCGGCCACTCCGGCCTCGATGGCCTCTTCGATTGCGGTGAGCAGGCTGTCCTCTGTGTGTTGAACGACGCCAGGAAGGCTGCTGATTGGAGTTGGCTCCGCGGAGGCAGAGTTTTCATGGTCCGCAATGAACATGGGCAACACGAAACGGTTGGGGTTCAGGTCCGTTTCTGCGGTGAAGTTGCGCATCACTGGGGATGTGCGGAGGCGGCGTGGCCGCCGGGATGGGATGTATGTGCCGGATGCAGGGGAGCTAGTCATAATGCCTCCGATGCTAGTCCCCTTAAGACTGGGCCGCGGCGACCGGTGGCACTGGGGCAGCACCCGTGTTGGGAATCGCCGCGCCAGAGGCGGCATTCGCGGTGACACTAATTGCCGGGTTAGCCGCCACCCCGTTCTTACGACGGCGACGGCGCTTGCGTGGTGGCGGCAACTGGCCTGCGGCACGCAAGTCGGCGACGTGGCTAGCCAGCGCGTCCACGAGGTCTTCCACTCCCGCGTGTTCCGGCATCACGTCCACGCGCAGACCGTGTTCCTTGGCGGTCTGTGCAGCCATCGGGCCGATGCAAGCAATGATCGTGCGGGTATGCGGCTTACCCGCGATACCCACCAGGTTCTTCACCGTGGAAGAAGATGTGAAGCAGACGGCGTCGAAGCCACCG
Coding sequences within:
- the hemB gene encoding porphobilinogen synthase, with translation MTSSPASGTYIPSRRPRRLRTSPVMRNFTAETDLNPNRFVLPMFIADHENSASAEPTPISSLPGVVQHTEDSLLTAIEEAIEAGVAAVDLFGVPLPEDKDATGTAGIAEDGVLNKALARARKEFGDDVLIIADTCLDEFTDHGHCGVLSTDRWGHTIIDNDATLDSYAAMAVAQAEAGAHIVSPSGMMDGQVRRIREALDAAGHQDVSIMAYSAKYASAFYGPFREAVGSSLEGDRRQYQQDARNLRESLLETQLDIDEGADIVMVKPAMPYLDVLREVAEMSTVPVAAYQVSGEYAMISAAAERGWLDREACILESLTGIARAGADIILTYWATEAAKLLSR